One Solanum pennellii chromosome 10, SPENNV200 genomic region harbors:
- the LOC107031874 gene encoding late embryogenesis abundant protein 46-like, whose protein sequence is MQSLKEKASNVAASAKSGMEKTKATVQEKVDKMKANDPTEKAMATEKKDGRICEAEMNKHATQDRNAALHHGAGTGAGRPHYSNTTTGHPHNC, encoded by the exons ATGCAGTCATTGAAGGAAAAAGCATCAAATGTTGCCGCTTCGGCAAAATCTGGCATGGAAAAAACTAAAGCTACTGTCCAAGAAAag GTGGACAAGATGAAAGCCAATGATCCAACAGAGAAAGCAATGGCAACAGAGAAGAAAGATGGAAGGATTTGTGAAGCAGAGATGAATAAGCACGCAACTCAAGACCGCAATGCAGCTCTCCACCACGGCGCCGGCACAGGCGCCGGGAGGCCACATTACTCAAACACAACCACTGGACACCCTCATAACTGCTAG